The Nocardia sp. BMG111209 genome includes a window with the following:
- the rpmB gene encoding 50S ribosomal protein L28, translated as MAAVCDVCGKGPGFGKSVSHSHRRTNRRWNPNIQTVRAQVAPGNTRRTNVCTSCLKAGKVVRG; from the coding sequence ATGGCTGCCGTCTGCGACGTCTGCGGCAAGGGCCCCGGCTTCGGTAAGTCGGTTTCGCACTCGCACCGGCGCACCAACCGTCGCTGGAACCCGAACATCCAGACCGTTCGTGCACAGGTCGCGCCGGGTAACACCCGCCGCACCAACGTCTGCACCTCCTGCCTGAAGGCCGGCAAGGTCGTTCGGGGCTGA
- a CDS encoding DAK2 domain-containing protein: MPGVREALDGTALVRWGHLCLDGLERHRDEINALNVFPVPDADTGTNLLSTMRTAVAAGEAVLDAGYGGVSVGDAASTTPVGDAVPSVPVGDAVPAVSVGAVAGAMARAATVGARGNSGIILSQVLRGFGDAAVGDSFAADELRNALRRAGILVREALSDPIEGTMLTVLDAAAERAAECAADATLGEVATAAAGGAAKALGETPSQLDVLRTAGVVDAGARGLLVLLDALVAVTTGQQVERQRYTAGFRAPGGRFGAGTSSRESSGGEPGAAAGGVGGPVAVGAGGPVTANSVRPEADRSGSSGVGSGDRSAGGISDSGGTGRCSIGSGDRADGAASRESAIGGDGRGTGDALRELGIPRDNAGPEHAVPGDASGVGGSAPHYEVMYVLSGTDEERIAGLRRELARLGDSVVVVGDGSGTWSAHVHTADAGAAVEAGLSAGTLRDIRIEGLESGAVAADSTDRGILTVAFGPGAAQLFEDAGAVVLDGGVTADALLTAILAMPHREVLVLANGALPAHELVTVSVAARGTDPAQPRREVLMLPSGAMVQGLAALSVHDAQRTAVDDVFAMSEAAAGTRWGAVRVAAERALTIVGTCARGDGLGLVGHDVVVIDPDVRAAARTLLDRMLGLGGELVTLLVGVDSPAGLGDELSEHITATFPGVEVVVYDGGQPVDLIQIGVE, from the coding sequence TTGCCCGGGGTCCGGGAGGCGCTCGACGGTACGGCGCTCGTGCGGTGGGGTCACCTCTGTCTGGACGGGCTGGAACGGCACCGTGACGAGATCAACGCCCTGAACGTGTTCCCGGTGCCGGACGCCGACACCGGCACGAACCTGCTGTCGACCATGCGCACGGCGGTGGCGGCGGGGGAGGCGGTGCTGGATGCGGGGTACGGGGGTGTGTCGGTCGGTGATGCGGCGTCTACCACCCCGGTCGGTGACGCGGTGCCTTCGGTCCCCGTAGGTGATGCAGTGCCTGCGGTCTCGGTCGGTGCGGTGGCCGGGGCGATGGCGAGGGCGGCGACGGTCGGGGCGCGGGGTAACTCCGGGATCATTCTTTCGCAGGTGTTGCGGGGGTTCGGGGATGCGGCGGTGGGGGATTCGTTCGCTGCGGACGAGTTGCGGAATGCGTTGCGGCGGGCCGGAATTCTGGTGCGTGAGGCGTTGAGCGACCCCATCGAGGGGACCATGCTGACCGTGCTCGATGCCGCCGCGGAGCGAGCGGCCGAATGTGCTGCGGACGCGACGCTCGGTGAGGTGGCGACGGCCGCTGCGGGCGGGGCGGCGAAAGCGTTGGGGGAGACGCCCTCTCAGTTGGATGTGTTGCGCACCGCGGGGGTGGTCGATGCGGGGGCCCGTGGACTGCTCGTACTGCTGGACGCGCTGGTCGCGGTCACGACCGGGCAGCAGGTGGAGCGGCAGCGGTATACGGCCGGTTTCCGTGCGCCGGGCGGGCGGTTCGGTGCGGGAACTTCATCGCGTGAGAGTTCCGGTGGGGAGCCCGGTGCGGCCGCCGGGGGTGTCGGCGGCCCGGTCGCGGTGGGCGCAGGGGGTCCGGTCACCGCGAATTCGGTTCGGCCCGAAGCCGATCGATCGGGCTCATCCGGCGTTGGGTCCGGTGATCGCTCGGCCGGCGGAATTTCGGACAGCGGGGGTACGGGCAGGTGCTCGATCGGTTCGGGCGATCGCGCCGACGGTGCGGCGTCGCGCGAGTCCGCGATCGGCGGGGATGGTCGTGGGACCGGTGATGCGTTGCGCGAGTTGGGGATTCCGCGGGACAACGCGGGCCCGGAACACGCGGTGCCCGGTGACGCTTCCGGGGTCGGTGGGTCGGCGCCGCACTACGAGGTGATGTATGTGCTGTCCGGTACGGACGAGGAACGCATCGCGGGGTTGCGGCGGGAACTCGCGCGGCTCGGGGACTCCGTCGTGGTGGTCGGTGACGGGTCGGGGACCTGGTCGGCGCATGTGCACACTGCCGACGCGGGTGCGGCGGTCGAGGCGGGGCTGAGTGCGGGGACGTTGCGGGACATCCGGATCGAGGGGCTGGAATCCGGTGCGGTGGCGGCGGATTCGACGGATCGGGGCATTCTGACCGTCGCCTTCGGGCCGGGGGCGGCGCAGTTGTTCGAGGATGCGGGGGCCGTGGTGCTCGACGGCGGCGTGACCGCCGACGCGCTGCTCACCGCGATTCTGGCGATGCCGCACCGCGAGGTGCTGGTGCTGGCCAACGGGGCGCTGCCCGCGCACGAACTGGTCACGGTGAGTGTCGCCGCGCGGGGTACCGATCCGGCGCAGCCGCGGCGGGAGGTGTTGATGCTGCCCAGCGGTGCGATGGTGCAGGGGCTGGCGGCGCTGTCCGTGCACGACGCGCAGCGCACCGCGGTCGACGACGTGTTCGCCATGTCGGAGGCGGCCGCCGGTACGCGCTGGGGGGCGGTGCGGGTGGCCGCGGAACGGGCTTTGACCATCGTGGGTACCTGTGCGCGCGGGGACGGGCTCGGGCTGGTGGGGCACGACGTGGTGGTCATCGATCCGGACGTTCGGGCCGCGGCGCGCACACTGCTCGACCGGATGCTGGGGCTGGGCGGCGAATTGGTCACGCTGCTGGTGGGTGTGGATTCGCCCGCCGGGCTGGGTGACGAACTGTCCGAACACATCACCGCGACCTTCCCGGGTGTGGAGGTCGTCGTCTACGACGGGGGGCAGCCGGTGGACCTCATCCAGATCGGGGTGGAATAG
- a CDS encoding D-alanine--D-alanine ligase family protein, with translation MSQRIRVAVVFGGRSSEHTVSCVSAGNVLRSLDPERFDVVQIGITRDGAWVLSGSDPRELVIAERSLPSVDHTGTELALTADPGGSGAALVPLDGFDAAGLGAVDVVFPVLHGPYGEDGTLQGLLELAGVPYVGPGVLASAAGMDKEFMKKLLACEGLPIGDYVVLRPGVATLAEADRRRLGLPVFVKPARGGSSIGITKVDDWAAFDAALAEARRHDPKVIVEAAIVGREVECGVLEFPDGRVEASMISEIRMPEADTDPGAAPAFYDFETKYLDDVCEFDIPAKLDDDLTEQIRELAVHAFRALDCQGLARVDFFVTESGPVLNEINTMPGFTSISQYPRMWEATGIDNRALVTTLIDTALARGTGLR, from the coding sequence ATGAGTCAGCGGATCCGGGTTGCCGTGGTGTTCGGCGGTCGTAGCAGCGAGCACACGGTGTCGTGCGTGTCGGCGGGCAATGTGCTGCGCAGCCTGGACCCGGAACGCTTCGACGTGGTGCAGATCGGCATCACCCGCGACGGCGCCTGGGTGCTCAGCGGGTCGGACCCGCGCGAGCTGGTCATCGCCGAGCGCAGCCTGCCGTCGGTCGACCACACCGGCACCGAACTCGCGCTGACCGCCGACCCCGGTGGGTCCGGCGCCGCGCTGGTACCGCTGGACGGATTCGACGCGGCCGGGCTCGGCGCGGTCGACGTGGTGTTCCCGGTGCTGCACGGCCCCTACGGGGAGGACGGCACGCTGCAGGGGCTGCTGGAACTCGCGGGGGTGCCCTATGTCGGTCCCGGTGTGCTGGCCAGCGCGGCCGGGATGGACAAGGAGTTCATGAAGAAGCTGCTGGCCTGCGAGGGGCTGCCGATCGGCGACTACGTGGTGCTGCGACCCGGCGTCGCCACGCTCGCCGAGGCGGACCGGCGGCGGCTGGGGCTCCCGGTGTTCGTGAAGCCGGCGCGCGGCGGGTCCTCGATCGGTATCACCAAGGTGGACGACTGGGCCGCCTTCGACGCCGCGCTCGCCGAGGCGCGCCGGCACGATCCGAAGGTGATCGTGGAGGCGGCGATCGTGGGCCGCGAGGTGGAGTGCGGCGTACTGGAATTCCCGGACGGGCGGGTCGAGGCCAGCATGATCTCCGAGATCCGGATGCCCGAGGCGGATACCGATCCCGGTGCGGCCCCGGCCTTCTACGACTTCGAGACCAAATATCTGGACGACGTCTGCGAATTCGACATCCCCGCCAAACTCGACGACGACCTGACCGAGCAGATCCGCGAGCTGGCCGTGCACGCGTTCCGTGCGCTGGACTGCCAGGGGCTGGCCCGGGTCGACTTCTTCGTCACCGAATCCGGCCCGGTCCTCAACGAGATCAACACCATGCCGGGCTTCACCTCGATCTCGCAGTACCCGCGGATGTGGGAGGCGACCGGCATCGACAACCGCGCTCTGGTCACCACCCTGATCGATACCGCGCTGGCCCGGGGCACCGGCCTGCGCTGA
- a CDS encoding uracil-DNA glycosylase encodes MGVKPLPEIIDTGWAEALTPVADRVAEMGEFLRAENAAGRGYFPKGDNVLRAFQRPFDKVRVLIVGQDPYPTPGHAMGLSFSVAPEVSPVPRSLANIFSEYSKDLGFPTPTCGDLSPWSDQGVLLLNRVLTVQPGQPASHRGKGWEAVTEQAIRALVARDQPMVAILWGRDASTLKPMLGSVPYLESAHPSPLSASRGFFGSRPFSRTNELLGTLGAAPVDWRLP; translated from the coding sequence ATGGGCGTAAAACCACTGCCGGAAATCATCGATACGGGCTGGGCCGAGGCGTTGACGCCGGTGGCCGACCGCGTTGCCGAGATGGGAGAGTTCTTACGCGCCGAGAACGCGGCCGGACGCGGCTATTTCCCCAAGGGGGACAACGTACTGCGGGCTTTCCAGCGGCCGTTCGACAAGGTGCGTGTGCTGATCGTCGGCCAGGATCCGTACCCCACGCCGGGGCATGCGATGGGTCTGAGTTTCTCGGTCGCGCCCGAGGTTTCGCCGGTGCCACGGAGTCTTGCCAACATATTCTCGGAATATTCCAAGGATCTCGGATTTCCGACCCCTACCTGCGGTGATCTGTCGCCGTGGTCGGATCAGGGTGTGCTGCTGCTGAATCGGGTCCTCACGGTGCAACCGGGCCAGCCGGCCTCGCATCGGGGCAAGGGCTGGGAGGCGGTGACGGAGCAGGCGATTCGCGCATTGGTGGCCCGTGACCAGCCGATGGTCGCAATTCTGTGGGGCCGTGACGCTTCGACATTGAAGCCGATGCTGGGCTCCGTTCCCTACCTCGAATCCGCCCATCCGTCACCGTTGTCCGCGTCTCGCGGGTTTTTCGGATCGAGGCCGTTCTCCCGTACCAACGAGTTGCTCGGTACATTGGGGGCCGCCCCGGTCGATTGGCGTTTGCCGTGA
- a CDS encoding N-acetyltransferase, giving the protein MTGPTWRLVPLTPATATRELISGLAECHIASWRESHRDLVPAHVLAAFDLDRRAEQWERRLSGPGSTVAAVIGTATVIGFADTGPARDDPPAAPVELRALYVRAAFHGAGVAHDLIRAVLDPHTDTSLWVFEENPRAQTFYRKYEFEFDGARGVEDFTLAPQVRMVRLSSSR; this is encoded by the coding sequence ATGACCGGCCCGACCTGGCGCCTCGTTCCACTCACCCCCGCGACGGCGACCCGCGAGCTCATATCCGGCCTCGCCGAATGCCACATCGCCAGCTGGCGCGAGTCCCATCGGGATCTGGTCCCGGCGCACGTCCTGGCCGCCTTCGACCTCGACCGCCGCGCCGAACAATGGGAACGCCGCCTGTCCGGCCCCGGATCGACGGTCGCCGCGGTGATCGGCACGGCCACCGTCATCGGATTCGCCGACACGGGCCCGGCCCGCGACGACCCGCCCGCCGCACCGGTGGAACTGCGCGCCCTGTACGTACGCGCCGCATTCCACGGTGCTGGCGTCGCCCACGATCTGATCCGCGCGGTCCTCGATCCCCACACCGATACCTCGCTGTGGGTGTTCGAGGAGAACCCGCGCGCCCAGACCTTCTACCGCAAATACGAATTCGAATTCGACGGAGCCCGCGGGGTCGAGGACTTCACCCTCGCCCCGCAGGTCCGCATGGTACGGCTCAGTTCGAGCCGTTGA
- a CDS encoding NAD(P)H-dependent glycerol-3-phosphate dehydrogenase, producing the protein MTRAAVMGAGSWGTAFAKVLYDAGTEVTMWARRPEVAKALVAEHRNPGYLPEVDLTGIAATDDHRAALADADIVVLAVPSQTLRANLAAWRDAVGPDATLLSLAKGIETGTLLRMSQVIAEVTGAHVGRVAVLSGPNLAREIAARQPAASVVACADAARAEAVQHACATSYFRPYTNTDVIGCEIGGACKNVIALACGIAAGMGLGDNSIASIITRGLAEIMRLGSALGANPVTLAGLAGVGDLVATCTSPLSRNRSFGQVLGAGGAMEAAQQATHGQVAEGVKSCTSIRTLAERHGVEMPLTTAVHQVCHEGASVADMVGWLLGRRIKPE; encoded by the coding sequence GTGACAAGGGCGGCAGTGATGGGCGCGGGGTCGTGGGGCACGGCATTCGCGAAGGTGTTGTACGACGCGGGCACCGAGGTGACGATGTGGGCGCGGCGGCCGGAGGTGGCCAAAGCGCTGGTGGCCGAGCATCGCAATCCCGGCTATCTGCCCGAGGTCGATCTCACCGGCATCGCCGCCACCGACGACCATCGGGCCGCGCTCGCGGACGCCGACATCGTGGTGCTGGCGGTGCCGTCGCAGACGCTGCGGGCCAATCTGGCCGCCTGGCGCGACGCCGTCGGACCGGACGCCACGCTGCTCAGCCTCGCCAAGGGCATCGAGACCGGCACCCTGCTGCGGATGAGTCAGGTGATCGCCGAGGTCACCGGCGCTCATGTCGGGCGGGTCGCGGTCCTGTCCGGCCCGAACCTGGCCCGGGAGATCGCCGCCCGGCAACCGGCCGCTTCGGTGGTCGCCTGCGCCGACGCCGCGCGCGCCGAGGCCGTGCAGCACGCCTGCGCCACCAGCTATTTCCGGCCCTACACCAACACCGACGTGATCGGCTGCGAGATCGGCGGGGCCTGCAAGAACGTGATCGCGCTGGCCTGCGGGATCGCCGCGGGCATGGGTCTGGGCGACAACTCGATCGCCAGCATCATCACCCGCGGGCTGGCCGAGATCATGCGGCTGGGCTCGGCGCTGGGCGCCAACCCGGTGACGCTGGCCGGGCTCGCCGGGGTCGGTGACCTGGTCGCCACCTGCACCTCGCCGCTGTCGCGCAACCGGTCCTTCGGGCAGGTGCTCGGCGCGGGCGGGGCGATGGAGGCGGCGCAGCAGGCCACCCATGGGCAGGTCGCCGAGGGGGTCAAATCCTGTACCTCGATCCGCACGCTCGCCGAACGACACGGCGTCGAGATGCCGCTGACCACCGCGGTCCACCAGGTGTGTCACGAGGGCGCCTCGGTCGCGGACATGGTCGGGTGGCTGCTCGGCCGCCGGATCAAGCCCGAATAG
- the cofC gene encoding 2-phospho-L-lactate guanylyltransferase: MCPEAVHTVIAVKYLDHAKSRLADSLPPGDRSRLVLAMLSDTVTAALAAGLASVTVVTPDPAVTAAVRPLGADTLPDPAVPGDPDGLNTALAAAAAAVRDRHGPVNLLALQADLPALRPAELIDMLVAAPPQGRAVVVDHAGVGTTALLVRDGTAPLAPLFGGGSARRHIDSGAKDLAGDWPGLRLDVDTAADLTAAVALGVGPATTAVLHEIGWSPIVDEDVIRKYPVRSHVC, from the coding sequence ATGTGTCCGGAAGCCGTCCACACCGTGATCGCGGTGAAATATCTCGATCACGCGAAGAGCCGTCTCGCCGACTCGTTGCCGCCCGGTGATCGGTCCCGGCTGGTGCTCGCGATGCTGTCGGACACGGTCACCGCCGCCCTCGCCGCGGGCCTGGCCTCGGTGACGGTGGTGACCCCCGATCCGGCCGTCACGGCGGCGGTGCGGCCGCTGGGCGCGGACACCCTCCCGGATCCGGCGGTCCCGGGCGATCCGGACGGTCTCAACACCGCCCTGGCGGCGGCGGCCGCGGCCGTGCGCGACCGGCACGGCCCGGTGAATCTGCTTGCCCTGCAAGCGGACCTGCCGGCCCTGCGTCCGGCGGAGCTGATCGATATGCTGGTGGCGGCCCCGCCGCAGGGCCGCGCGGTCGTGGTCGACCACGCCGGCGTCGGCACCACCGCCCTGCTCGTCCGCGACGGAACGGCACCGCTGGCACCGCTTTTCGGCGGGGGTTCGGCCCGGCGGCACATCGACTCGGGCGCAAAGGATCTGGCCGGCGACTGGCCCGGCCTGCGACTGGACGTCGACACCGCGGCCGATCTGACCGCGGCCGTGGCGCTCGGGGTGGGACCGGCCACCACCGCGGTACTGCACGAAATCGGATGGTCACCGATTGTCGATGAAGATGTCATCCGGAAGTATCCGGTGAGGTCACATGTCTGCTAG
- a CDS encoding DUF6191 domain-containing protein: protein MTIPGLALLIIAVSCAEIAYRKVTGRAALPWMREQGGRDASAIGFEQFDAMFNSGKRYEFEQRQAVLMHRENPGDGTPGGPEIDLRAGRVRLRPL from the coding sequence ATGACGATTCCCGGTCTGGCGCTGCTGATCATCGCGGTGTCGTGCGCGGAGATCGCCTATCGCAAGGTGACCGGCCGCGCGGCGCTGCCGTGGATGCGTGAGCAGGGCGGACGGGACGCCTCCGCGATCGGATTCGAGCAGTTCGACGCGATGTTCAACTCCGGCAAGCGGTACGAGTTCGAGCAGCGGCAGGCCGTGCTCATGCATCGGGAGAATCCGGGCGACGGAACCCCGGGTGGTCCGGAGATCGATCTGCGCGCCGGCCGGGTGCGGCTGCGCCCGCTCTGA
- a CDS encoding thiamine-phosphate kinase has translation MTDSSPRTVRELGEFALIARMNAGRIQAPGVLLGPGDDAAIVAAPAGRYVVTTDMLVQDRHFRLDWSDPADIGAKAIAQNAADVVAMSARPSAFVVALGCPADTPVRLVDGLVDGMWAEAARAGGSIAGGDVVRSPLLVVSVTAFGDPLLRPPVLRSGARSGDVVAVAGRLGWSAAGLAVLAAGADRELFAEVVAAHRVPRPPYQAVLGLPAVAEISALTDVSDGLLADLGHIAESSGVAIDLDSRVLVDPALEPAARALGADPLDWALTGGEDHGFAATFRAGLDLPPGWVAVGRVGTGSGITVDGVRRAGSTGWESFTSG, from the coding sequence ATCACGGACAGCAGCCCGCGTACGGTACGCGAGCTCGGGGAGTTCGCGCTCATCGCGCGCATGAACGCCGGTCGGATCCAGGCCCCGGGGGTGTTGCTCGGGCCCGGGGACGACGCGGCGATCGTGGCGGCGCCGGCCGGGCGCTACGTCGTCACCACCGACATGCTGGTGCAGGACCGGCATTTCCGGCTGGACTGGTCGGACCCCGCCGATATCGGCGCCAAGGCGATCGCGCAGAACGCCGCCGACGTGGTCGCGATGAGTGCGCGGCCGAGCGCGTTCGTCGTCGCGCTGGGCTGTCCGGCGGACACCCCGGTGCGGCTGGTGGACGGGCTGGTCGACGGGATGTGGGCCGAGGCGGCGCGGGCGGGCGGGTCGATCGCGGGCGGCGATGTGGTGCGCAGTCCGCTGCTGGTGGTCTCGGTCACTGCCTTCGGCGATCCGCTGCTGCGGCCGCCGGTGCTGCGGTCGGGGGCGCGATCCGGTGATGTCGTCGCGGTGGCGGGGCGGCTGGGGTGGTCGGCGGCCGGGCTGGCCGTGCTGGCCGCCGGCGCCGATCGGGAGCTGTTCGCGGAAGTTGTTGCCGCGCATCGGGTTCCGCGTCCACCGTACCAGGCGGTGCTGGGTCTGCCCGCGGTCGCGGAGATCTCCGCGCTCACCGACGTCTCCGACGGTCTGCTCGCGGATCTGGGGCATATCGCCGAATCCTCCGGTGTCGCCATCGATCTCGACTCCCGGGTGCTGGTGGATCCGGCGCTGGAGCCGGCGGCGCGGGCACTCGGCGCCGATCCGCTGGACTGGGCGCTCACCGGCGGAGAGGATCACGGCTTCGCCGCCACATTCCGTGCGGGGCTTGATCTTCCGCCGGGCTGGGTCGCCGTGGGGCGGGTCGGGACCGGGTCCGGGATCACCGTCGACGGGGTCCGCCGGGCCGGTTCCACCGGCTGGGAGTCGTTCACGTCGGGGTGA
- a CDS encoding DUF3515 domain-containing protein: MSSETEQPTPEPRPTPADAAESGVSPTAVPETAAAPEQPGTDADGAIATPDTAASATTPDTASAATGDTTPAASPHRASPALIATAIALPVALIAGVLVLAVLARQNPARGPLALGSVSAPAATGPACTALLPALPATIGDYHHADLADPAPPATAAWQSADAGDPIVLRCGLDRPQEFDKAAALQVVDGVNWFALRDPAANTSSGTYFAVDRGTYIALTLPDHAGPTPLQEISDTIAKVLPARPIDPGPLPN, from the coding sequence ATGAGCAGCGAGACGGAGCAGCCGACCCCCGAGCCCCGGCCGACCCCGGCCGACGCGGCCGAATCCGGCGTCTCCCCCACCGCGGTCCCCGAGACCGCCGCCGCTCCCGAGCAGCCCGGGACCGACGCGGACGGTGCAATCGCCACTCCGGACACCGCAGCCTCGGCCACCACTCCGGACACAGCCTCGGCCGCCACTGGGGACACGACCCCGGCCGCATCACCGCACCGCGCGTCCCCCGCCCTGATCGCCACCGCGATCGCCCTCCCGGTCGCCCTGATCGCCGGGGTGCTGGTGCTGGCCGTGCTGGCGCGGCAGAATCCGGCGCGCGGACCGCTCGCCCTGGGCTCGGTATCGGCCCCCGCGGCGACCGGCCCCGCGTGTACCGCTCTGCTGCCCGCGCTGCCCGCCACGATCGGCGACTACCACCACGCCGACCTCGCCGACCCCGCCCCGCCCGCCACGGCGGCGTGGCAGTCCGCCGACGCGGGCGATCCGATCGTGCTGCGCTGCGGCCTGGACCGACCGCAGGAATTCGACAAGGCGGCCGCCCTGCAGGTGGTCGACGGCGTCAACTGGTTCGCGCTGCGCGATCCGGCCGCCAACACGTCCTCGGGCACGTACTTCGCCGTCGACCGCGGCACCTACATCGCCCTGACGCTGCCGGACCACGCCGGACCGACGCCGCTGCAGGAGATTTCGGACACGATCGCCAAGGTGTTGCCGGCCCGCCCGATCGACCCGGGCCCGCTGCCGAACTGA